One segment of Bacteroides caecimuris DNA contains the following:
- a CDS encoding MBL fold metallo-hydrolase, with protein sequence MDIIRKIQYLLFCLLAIGFVACDDDDNNSTEIGHEGILTQLAEEVDATAQQLWNSSPLIVNAGRTATLTKIQEYADKCKNDYFISYLNGFDQASTNMEKCDPIIYFYRSAFDRVMDGVKNSKVENGTVEIWLLYNMGYVVKTPSGCFAIDISHRWAKELAPYIDFLCVTHKHSDHYNNDLIQAMFDLGKPVLSNYLKDTTYPYTAKGDKDYEIGKFKIKTCITDHNNSGLSNFVTVFSIDCGEDTGNFVFMHVGDSNYKPEQYTNLASYVNVLIPRYAPNALIENNILGSGAGQVEPDYVLLSHILELAHAGVDESRWSLELALERASKINCEQTYVPMWGEKMVWKNNKLN encoded by the coding sequence ATGGATATAATAAGAAAAATTCAATATTTACTGTTTTGCCTTTTGGCAATAGGCTTTGTTGCTTGCGATGATGATGACAACAACAGTACCGAAATAGGGCATGAAGGAATCCTTACGCAATTGGCAGAGGAAGTGGATGCTACAGCACAGCAGTTGTGGAATTCTTCTCCTTTGATTGTCAATGCTGGACGTACCGCTACTTTGACCAAAATTCAGGAGTATGCGGATAAATGTAAAAATGATTATTTCATCAGTTATTTGAATGGCTTCGACCAAGCAAGTACGAATATGGAAAAGTGTGATCCTATTATCTATTTTTATCGGAGCGCATTTGACCGCGTAATGGATGGAGTTAAGAATTCAAAGGTGGAAAATGGTACAGTAGAGATTTGGTTGCTCTATAATATGGGATATGTGGTCAAGACTCCCTCAGGATGTTTTGCTATCGATATTTCTCATCGTTGGGCAAAAGAACTGGCACCTTATATTGATTTTCTCTGCGTCACTCATAAGCATTCCGATCATTATAACAATGATCTTATTCAGGCTATGTTTGATTTAGGCAAACCGGTATTGTCTAACTACCTGAAAGATACGACATATCCTTATACCGCAAAAGGAGATAAAGATTATGAAATAGGAAAATTCAAGATTAAAACCTGTATCACCGATCACAACAATTCCGGGTTATCTAATTTTGTGACTGTATTTTCGATTGATTGTGGTGAAGATACCGGTAACTTCGTCTTTATGCATGTAGGAGACTCCAACTATAAACCGGAACAATATACGAATCTGGCTTCTTATGTGAATGTATTGATACCACGTTACGCTCCCAATGCACTGATTGAAAATAATATTCTGGGCTCGGGTGCAGGGCAGGTAGAACCGGATTATGTCTTGTTATCGCACATTTTGGAGCTTGCTCATGCAGGTGTTGACGAATCGAGATGGTCATTGGAACTGGCACTCGAACGGGCTTCGAAGATTAACTGTGAACAGACTTATGTACCAATGTGGGGAGAAAAAATGGTCTGGAAAAACAATAAACTGAATTAA
- a CDS encoding glycerophosphodiester phosphodiesterase family protein gives MKRICNFILLLCLVQLAVAQNRIAEIKENLLGDHPDKILVVSHRADWRNAPENSLQGIQNCIDMGVDMVEIDLKRTKDGHLVVMHDKTINRTMNGKGLVEDYTLAELKAMRLKNGVACKTRHQIPTLEEVMLLCKGKIMVNIDKGYDYFQEAYAVLEKTGTVDQCVIKAGLPYEQVKAENGAVLDKVIFMPIVQLHKEGAEAIIDSYQTHMKPVAYELVFDNDNPEVLNLIKKVRDTGSNLFINSLWPELCGGHDDDRAVELHQPEESWGWIINQGAKLIQTDRPALLLEYLRKKKLHN, from the coding sequence ATGAAACGGATATGTAACTTCATACTTCTTCTATGTTTGGTACAACTGGCTGTTGCCCAAAATAGAATAGCAGAAATCAAAGAAAACTTGTTAGGAGATCATCCTGATAAAATACTGGTTGTATCACATCGGGCTGACTGGCGTAATGCTCCGGAAAACTCATTGCAAGGTATACAGAATTGCATTGATATGGGAGTCGATATGGTAGAGATCGATTTGAAAAGAACCAAAGACGGACATTTGGTAGTGATGCACGATAAAACAATCAATCGCACCATGAACGGGAAAGGACTGGTAGAAGATTATACATTAGCGGAATTGAAAGCAATGCGTCTTAAAAATGGGGTCGCTTGTAAAACAAGACATCAGATTCCTACATTGGAGGAAGTCATGTTACTTTGCAAAGGTAAGATAATGGTAAATATTGATAAGGGCTATGATTATTTCCAGGAGGCTTATGCCGTACTCGAGAAGACAGGAACAGTCGACCAGTGTGTTATCAAAGCCGGGCTTCCTTATGAACAAGTGAAAGCTGAAAACGGTGCTGTGTTGGATAAAGTAATTTTTATGCCTATTGTACAGTTGCACAAAGAAGGAGCCGAAGCTATTATTGACAGTTATCAGACTCACATGAAGCCTGTTGCTTATGAATTAGTATTCGATAATGATAATCCGGAGGTTCTTAACCTGATAAAGAAAGTGCGTGATACAGGTTCTAACTTGTTTATCAATTCTCTTTGGCCTGAACTATGTGGCGGTCATGATGATGACCGTGCGGTGGAACTCCATCAACCGGAAGAAAGCTGGGGATGGATCATTAATCAGGGAGCGAAATTAATTCAAACCGACCGCCCTGCTCTGTTACTGGAGTATCTGCGCAAAAAGAAACTTCACAACTAA
- a CDS encoding fimbrillin family protein, giving the protein MKTCHNLSVGVGSFIFCCIVFTACVNHISEEGKDVNNGDIPLKFVADIHEIMNTRVVNNSFEEGDEVGLFALAGTATMQEERYADNLHFVRSSTGEFVSDESVYYPDDGITLNLISYYPYQKSGVAMGESSMQVTVATTQDKPDDYSHSDFLVASKKEVLASKDAVALTYTHQFFRMKIVLVPGEGENIEEILSVKPTLSVSGFYTKAIYDFQKKTFSAYSEEKDITPAGEWEIKDGRLVGKELILIPQETTVGYQYITLEAAGKLYTSLLPLTFQLESGKQRELEITFVSAEDILMSEMNGEIGDWEGTEVDHTESVILHKYIDVSELTFEKSNVYKVMHSGKQVAEICKEYLVTPDFSSQAIVAYPMKEDDSVNLSQGIVAQLLGKSGKVNGGSVSWNMEDHSLTYVNGTLLARNNVYVLADGTISLSVAMADDALSVLALEDVVRDVRGGVIHNYPLVKIGTQYWMRNNLEASLYVDGSSIARLDTVSANTAGYLLSDTGYYFYTANVALSANILPTHWSIPDWEDWNILKDYLKGEASLLKSGNWVPLKPGEQVQPATNLSGFNAVPVGMCVGAFQADYEKKHLAYWTLDNTNTAINTKVFYMKSDTNIIEESNAGVDTKAFAIRCIRK; this is encoded by the coding sequence ATGAAAACATGTCATAATCTATCTGTCGGAGTAGGTTCGTTTATTTTCTGTTGTATTGTGTTTACAGCTTGTGTAAACCATATTTCGGAGGAAGGGAAAGACGTCAATAATGGAGATATTCCATTAAAGTTTGTTGCTGATATTCATGAGATTATGAACACCCGTGTAGTAAATAATAGTTTTGAGGAAGGAGATGAAGTGGGGTTATTTGCACTTGCAGGAACTGCTACAATGCAAGAAGAACGTTATGCAGATAATCTTCATTTTGTGCGTTCATCTACTGGTGAGTTTGTATCTGATGAATCGGTTTACTATCCGGATGATGGAATTACATTGAATTTAATCAGTTATTATCCATATCAGAAGAGTGGAGTAGCAATGGGGGAAAGTTCCATGCAAGTGACCGTTGCAACAACTCAAGATAAACCGGATGATTATTCTCATTCTGATTTTCTAGTTGCTTCCAAAAAGGAAGTATTAGCCAGTAAAGACGCAGTTGCTTTGACTTACACTCACCAGTTTTTTCGTATGAAAATAGTCCTTGTCCCTGGAGAGGGAGAGAATATAGAAGAAATACTGTCTGTGAAACCTACACTTTCGGTGAGTGGCTTTTATACTAAGGCTATTTATGATTTTCAGAAGAAAACATTCTCTGCCTATTCTGAAGAGAAAGATATAACTCCTGCAGGAGAATGGGAAATAAAAGACGGTCGACTAGTAGGAAAAGAGCTTATTTTGATTCCCCAAGAGACGACAGTTGGATACCAATACATAACATTGGAAGCTGCAGGCAAACTATATACCAGTTTATTACCACTTACTTTCCAATTGGAAAGTGGAAAACAGAGAGAATTGGAAATAACATTTGTATCGGCTGAAGATATATTGATGAGTGAAATGAATGGAGAAATCGGAGATTGGGAGGGGACTGAAGTGGATCATACCGAATCAGTTATTCTTCATAAATACATAGATGTTTCGGAACTGACTTTTGAAAAATCGAATGTGTACAAAGTGATGCATTCAGGAAAACAAGTAGCCGAAATATGTAAAGAGTATCTTGTAACTCCGGATTTTTCTTCTCAAGCGATTGTTGCTTATCCGATGAAAGAAGACGACAGCGTTAATTTATCTCAAGGGATTGTGGCACAGTTGCTGGGAAAATCAGGAAAAGTGAATGGTGGAAGTGTATCGTGGAATATGGAAGATCACTCATTAACCTATGTGAATGGCACTTTATTGGCTCGCAATAATGTTTATGTGCTGGCAGACGGGACGATCTCCTTATCGGTTGCGATGGCCGATGATGCATTATCTGTTCTAGCATTGGAAGATGTCGTTCGTGACGTACGTGGAGGAGTCATCCATAATTATCCGCTAGTGAAGATCGGAACTCAATACTGGATGAGGAATAATTTGGAGGCATCTTTATATGTAGATGGCAGTTCTATTGCTAGATTAGATACGGTGTCTGCGAATACTGCTGGATATTTGCTGTCTGATACGGGATATTATTTTTATACTGCTAATGTAGCACTTTCTGCTAACATCTTACCAACTCATTGGAGTATACCGGATTGGGAAGACTGGAACATTTTAAAAGATTACTTGAAGGGAGAGGCTTCTTTGTTGAAGTCAGGAAATTGGGTACCCTTAAAGCCGGGAGAACAAGTGCAACCTGCAACTAATTTATCAGGTTTTAATGCTGTTCCCGTGGGAATGTGCGTAGGAGCTTTTCAAGCAGATTATGAGAAAAAACATCTTGCATATTGGACGTTGGACAATACAAATACTGCTATCAACACGAAAGTTTTCTACATGAAAAGTGATACAAATATTATAGAAGAATCTAATGCCGGTGTTGATACAAAAGCTTTTGCTATTCGTTGCATACGAAAGTAA
- a CDS encoding ATP-binding protein, with amino-acid sequence MDNLMRKLPIGIQTFEGIRKENYLYVDKTALIWRMANLGKPYFLSRPRRFGKSLLISTFDAYFQGKKELFNGLAIEQLETKWEQYPVLHLDLNAKKYETAADLIAMLNQYLEKWEAIYGDEKKDRSPEERFSYVIEQAFLKTGKNVVVLVDEYDKPLLQAITRPKLFEDYRQTLKAFYGVLKSADAYLRFVFLTGVTKFSQVSVFSDLNQLNDISLDYSYATLCGITQEELESTFKPEIEIFGRKNHQTPEEVVTAMKRNYDGYHFHPDGSGVFNPFSVLNAFSKLELGSYWFQTGTPTFLVELLQKSEYDLRTLLNGIEAPASSFVEYRMDANNPIPLIYQSGYLTIKDYDREFQNYRLDFPNDEVRYGFINFLVPFYTPMKNNDQGFYIGKFVQELRTGDYESFLTRLEAFFADIPYELNDQTERHYQVIFYLVFKLMGQFTEAEVRSARGRADAVVKTPKYVYVFEFKLNGTAEEAIKQINEKGYLIPYQKDHREIVKIGVEFSAETRNINRWLADTK; translated from the coding sequence ATGGACAACTTAATGCGTAAACTTCCTATTGGAATACAGACATTCGAAGGAATACGGAAGGAGAATTATCTTTATGTAGATAAAACCGCGCTTATATGGCGTATGGCCAATTTGGGAAAGCCATATTTTCTAAGCAGACCACGCCGCTTTGGTAAAAGTTTATTAATTTCGACATTCGATGCTTATTTCCAAGGGAAAAAAGAGCTATTTAATGGATTAGCCATTGAACAACTAGAGACGAAATGGGAACAGTATCCAGTTTTACACCTTGATCTGAATGCAAAAAAATATGAGACAGCAGCGGATTTAATTGCAATGCTAAACCAATATTTAGAAAAATGGGAAGCTATTTATGGTGATGAGAAAAAAGACCGTAGTCCTGAAGAACGTTTTAGCTATGTGATCGAGCAAGCTTTTCTGAAAACAGGAAAAAACGTCGTCGTATTAGTGGACGAATATGACAAACCACTTTTGCAGGCTATTACTCGTCCGAAATTATTCGAGGACTATCGTCAGACATTAAAAGCCTTTTATGGAGTGCTGAAAAGTGCCGACGCATATCTCCGTTTTGTTTTCCTGACCGGAGTTACGAAGTTCTCTCAAGTCAGCGTATTCAGTGATCTGAATCAGTTGAATGACATTAGTTTAGACTATTCTTATGCCACACTTTGCGGTATTACCCAAGAAGAATTGGAGAGTACTTTTAAACCCGAGATTGAAATTTTCGGTCGTAAGAATCATCAAACTCCAGAAGAAGTAGTCACAGCAATGAAACGTAACTATGACGGTTATCATTTTCACCCGGATGGCTCAGGGGTATTCAATCCGTTTAGCGTATTGAATGCTTTCAGCAAATTGGAGTTGGGCAGCTATTGGTTCCAAACCGGTACGCCAACATTCTTGGTTGAACTACTACAAAAAAGTGAATATGATCTCCGTACTTTATTAAATGGCATAGAAGCACCTGCTTCTTCTTTTGTAGAATACAGAATGGATGCCAATAATCCTATACCGCTGATTTATCAAAGTGGATATCTGACTATTAAGGATTACGACAGAGAGTTTCAGAACTATCGGCTTGATTTTCCGAATGATGAAGTGCGCTACGGATTCATTAACTTTCTTGTTCCGTTTTACACTCCAATGAAGAACAACGATCAAGGATTTTATATCGGAAAATTCGTTCAGGAATTACGCACAGGTGATTATGAATCTTTCCTCACCCGTTTGGAGGCTTTCTTTGCTGATATTCCGTATGAACTGAATGACCAGACCGAACGGCACTATCAGGTTATTTTCTATCTTGTATTTAAACTAATGGGACAATTCACAGAAGCAGAAGTACGCAGTGCCCGCGGACGTGCCGATGCTGTGGTCAAAACGCCCAAATATGTCTATGTATTTGAGTTCAAACTAAATGGAACCGCAGAAGAAGCAATAAAACAGATTAATGAAAAAGGTTACCTGATTCCTTATCAGAAAGACCATCGGGAAATAGTGAAGATCGGTGTGGAATTCAGCGCGGAAACCCGCAATATCAATCGTTGGCTAGCAGATACGAAGTAA
- a CDS encoding PQQ-binding-like beta-propeller repeat protein: protein MKKIIYSLLFILTVVFTACEEELPKANFDLYELKSLTATAGDMNVTLAWETYENARPNEYLILWTSGSSDAEGGEMTVDAKTMTATINNLVNDVAYTFSVQPRYTGGLASKTTAACTPKNARYPISDLTAAAGNERVRLRWKKPASERFTRYQVTVHPGNQIINLDDTSLEEYIVDGLTNDQEYTFNVVCVYPTGNSIPVETSATPGLIYPILANTELVVWEPCAFAYNDMYFMAGEVKSVSWDFGDGTTSGENNPVHAFATTGTYTVAVTVTYVNNTTESGSLAVTVGNYKWNSVDLNFGGLTGYVKTSNPVFSPDGKTMYIPTSTPAGHLFAIDVVSGEFKWVFAISQITYGGGALVASDGTIYQCVRNATINNVYAINPNGTQKWAVKLDAAVGAFPALSVDGVLYCLTNKSTLYALDASSGIIKWQQSLDGATGSAVAIDKAGNVYAGTSAAIYAFKPNKDQIWKLEEVNVTEQATFALKDQVLYATLKGGGLVAVDMTNGTKKWTYPTTKGDAYFPIVDKNGNIYFTEKNSQTVHAVNFSGSKIWEKKVGNNLNYSGGALSTDGILYIGTQSNNKVLGLDITNGNIVFEETVGQQVMAAVTIGPDKRLYCGTIGSGNIGAVKAFDINKTLETDSWSIRGGDIQGTNRQK from the coding sequence ATGAAAAAAATAATATATAGTTTGTTGTTTATTCTCACAGTAGTTTTTACTGCTTGTGAAGAAGAACTGCCAAAAGCGAATTTCGATTTGTATGAACTGAAGTCACTTACGGCAACAGCCGGAGATATGAATGTGACTCTTGCTTGGGAGACATACGAAAATGCCCGGCCTAATGAATATTTGATTCTTTGGACTTCCGGATCGTCAGATGCGGAAGGAGGTGAGATGACTGTGGATGCAAAAACAATGACTGCCACAATCAATAATCTGGTGAATGACGTTGCTTATACTTTTTCTGTACAGCCTCGTTATACAGGAGGATTGGCTAGTAAAACGACCGCTGCCTGTACGCCGAAGAATGCGAGATACCCGATTTCTGATCTGACGGCAGCAGCCGGCAATGAAAGAGTGCGTTTGAGATGGAAAAAACCTGCTAGTGAACGTTTTACCCGTTATCAGGTTACTGTTCATCCGGGCAATCAGATTATCAATCTGGATGATACTTCATTGGAAGAATACATTGTTGACGGGTTGACTAACGATCAGGAATATACGTTCAACGTAGTTTGTGTTTATCCTACGGGCAATTCTATTCCAGTGGAGACTTCAGCTACTCCGGGATTGATCTATCCTATTCTTGCCAATACGGAACTGGTCGTGTGGGAACCTTGCGCCTTTGCTTATAACGATATGTATTTTATGGCAGGTGAAGTAAAATCGGTAAGCTGGGATTTTGGTGATGGTACGACATCAGGAGAAAACAATCCTGTACATGCATTTGCTACTACCGGAACTTATACAGTAGCTGTCACGGTGACTTATGTAAATAACACAACCGAGTCGGGTAGTCTGGCTGTTACAGTCGGCAATTATAAATGGAATTCTGTCGATTTGAACTTTGGCGGACTTACCGGATATGTAAAGACTTCCAATCCGGTGTTCTCTCCGGATGGAAAAACAATGTACATCCCAACATCTACTCCTGCAGGGCATTTATTTGCTATTGATGTAGTGAGCGGTGAATTCAAATGGGTGTTTGCTATCAGTCAGATAACGTATGGTGGAGGTGCGTTAGTGGCTTCTGATGGTACCATATATCAGTGTGTAAGAAATGCTACTATTAATAATGTATATGCTATCAATCCGAATGGAACCCAAAAGTGGGCGGTTAAATTGGATGCTGCGGTAGGTGCTTTTCCTGCATTGTCTGTCGATGGTGTTCTTTACTGTCTTACTAATAAGAGTACGTTGTATGCCCTCGATGCATCCAGTGGCATTATAAAATGGCAACAATCCCTTGACGGAGCAACAGGTAGTGCGGTAGCTATTGATAAAGCCGGAAATGTTTATGCGGGTACAAGTGCTGCTATTTATGCTTTTAAACCGAATAAGGATCAGATATGGAAATTGGAAGAAGTAAATGTGACAGAACAGGCTACGTTTGCTTTGAAAGATCAGGTGCTTTATGCAACGTTAAAAGGAGGCGGACTTGTTGCTGTCGATATGACAAATGGGACAAAGAAATGGACGTATCCGACTACGAAAGGGGATGCCTATTTCCCGATTGTAGATAAAAATGGTAATATCTACTTTACGGAGAAAAATTCACAGACGGTTCATGCGGTGAATTTTAGCGGATCTAAAATTTGGGAGAAAAAAGTAGGCAACAATTTGAATTACAGTGGAGGTGCCTTGAGCACGGATGGTATTCTTTATATAGGTACTCAATCGAATAACAAAGTGTTGGGACTTGATATCACTAATGGAAACATCGTTTTTGAAGAGACTGTAGGGCAACAAGTCATGGCAGCTGTTACTATTGGTCCGGACAAACGGCTTTATTGCGGAACGATCGGATCTGGTAATATCGGTGCTGTCAAAGCATTTGATATCAATAAGACTTTGGAGACAGACTCCTGGAGTATTCGTGGTGGTGATATTCAAGGTACAAACCGTCAAAAGTAA
- a CDS encoding MFS transporter: MLKQLINFYKVSSPGPCNGEALSSSDEHRLKYLKWSTFLSATFGYGMYYVCRLSLNVVKKPIVEEGIFSETELGIIGSVLFFTYALGKFTNGFLADRSNINRFMTTGLLVTALVNLCLGFTNSFILFAVLWGISGWFQSMGAASCVVGLSRWFTDKERGSYYGFWSASHNIGEALTFLIIASIVSVLGWRYGFFGAGIVGLLGALIVWKFFHDTPESQGFPPVNVPKQKKEMSATETADFNKAQRQVLMMPAIWILALSSAFMYISRYAINSWGVFYLEAQKGYSTLDASFIISICPVCGIIGTMFSGVISDKLFGGRRNVPALIFGLMNVFALCLFLLVPGVHFWIDVLAMILFGLGIGVLICFLGGLMAVDIAPRNASGAALGVVGIASYIGAGLQDVMSGILIEGQKTVQNGVDVYDFTYINWFWIGSALLSVLFALLVWDAKSKETD; this comes from the coding sequence ATGTTGAAACAGCTTATAAACTTTTACAAGGTCTCTTCACCGGGACCTTGTAACGGGGAGGCTTTGTCCTCCTCCGATGAACATCGTCTGAAGTATCTGAAGTGGTCTACCTTCCTTTCGGCAACCTTTGGCTACGGTATGTATTACGTTTGCCGTCTTAGTCTGAATGTCGTAAAGAAGCCCATCGTAGAGGAAGGAATCTTCTCTGAAACGGAACTGGGAATAATCGGCTCCGTATTATTCTTCACTTACGCCCTCGGAAAGTTCACGAATGGTTTCCTTGCCGACCGTAGCAATATCAATCGCTTCATGACTACCGGTTTATTGGTTACGGCATTAGTGAACTTATGTCTCGGCTTTACCAACTCTTTTATTCTGTTTGCTGTCCTTTGGGGGATTAGTGGATGGTTTCAGTCTATGGGGGCGGCCTCCTGTGTGGTTGGCCTTTCTCGTTGGTTCACGGACAAAGAACGGGGTTCCTATTACGGATTTTGGTCTGCCAGCCATAACATCGGTGAAGCGTTAACCTTTCTGATAATTGCGTCTATTGTCAGTGTCTTGGGTTGGCGTTACGGCTTCTTCGGAGCCGGTATTGTCGGTTTGCTTGGAGCTTTAATCGTGTGGAAGTTCTTTCATGACACTCCCGAGAGTCAGGGTTTCCCTCCAGTGAATGTTCCCAAACAGAAAAAAGAGATGAGTGCAACAGAAACGGCGGATTTCAATAAAGCACAGCGCCAGGTGTTGATGATGCCTGCCATTTGGATTCTTGCCCTTTCGAGTGCTTTTATGTATATCAGTCGTTATGCGATAAACAGCTGGGGCGTCTTTTACTTGGAAGCTCAAAAAGGGTATTCTACCCTGGATGCCAGTTTTATCATTTCTATCTGTCCGGTTTGTGGTATCATCGGTACGATGTTTTCCGGAGTGATTTCGGATAAATTGTTTGGTGGTCGTCGCAATGTTCCTGCCTTAATCTTCGGATTGATGAATGTATTTGCACTTTGCCTTTTCCTGTTGGTTCCGGGCGTACATTTTTGGATAGATGTATTGGCTATGATTCTTTTTGGTTTAGGAATCGGAGTACTAATTTGCTTTTTGGGTGGTTTGATGGCTGTCGATATTGCTCCTCGCAATGCATCGGGAGCTGCATTGGGAGTTGTTGGCATTGCCAGTTATATTGGTGCCGGATTGCAGGATGTGATGAGCGGTATACTGATAGAAGGCCAAAAAACGGTTCAGAACGGAGTGGATGTTTATGACTTCACTTATATTAATTGGTTTTGGATAGGGTCGGCTCTGCTGTCAGTACTTTTTGCGTTATTGGTCTGGGATGCAAAATCAAAAGAGACAGATTAG
- a CDS encoding DUF2490 domain-containing protein, with translation MSRIILNTKIWLFVLLFGMSFSAWAQSDDFNTWTKFKVNHKIDSCFSVSGDLEFRMKDDVSRLDRWGLTAGGSYRPYSFLNFGVGYEAHLLNLGDSDWKLRHRYHISATANFRYQWLKVSLRERFQQTFDRGDSETRLRSRLKLSYAPTKGIVSPYFSVEIYQSLDDTSFWRADRMRYRPGVEIALAKRWSLDAFYCYQYASSQGRHIAGIEVGYSF, from the coding sequence ATGAGTAGAATAATATTAAATACTAAGATTTGGCTGTTTGTGTTGTTGTTTGGAATGTCGTTTTCCGCGTGGGCACAAAGTGATGATTTCAATACATGGACTAAATTCAAGGTAAATCATAAGATAGATTCCTGTTTCTCGGTTTCAGGCGATTTAGAGTTCCGTATGAAAGATGATGTAAGTCGGTTGGATCGTTGGGGATTGACTGCGGGCGGAAGTTATCGTCCTTATTCTTTTTTGAATTTTGGGGTAGGATATGAGGCTCATCTTTTGAATTTGGGTGATTCAGACTGGAAGTTGAGACATCGCTATCATATATCTGCCACTGCCAACTTTCGTTATCAATGGTTGAAAGTGTCTTTGCGGGAGAGGTTTCAGCAGACTTTTGACCGTGGTGATTCTGAAACTCGTCTACGTTCTCGTTTGAAGTTATCCTATGCTCCTACAAAAGGAATCGTTTCTCCTTATTTTTCTGTTGAAATTTATCAAAGTCTGGATGATACCTCTTTTTGGAGAGCAGACCGTATGCGCTATCGTCCCGGAGTGGAGATTGCTTTAGCCAAACGTTGGTCATTGGATGCATTTTATTGTTATCAATATGCATCTTCGCAAGGCAGACACATTGCCGGAATAGAAGTGGGGTATTCTTTCTGA
- a CDS encoding sugar phosphate isomerase/epimerase family protein — MRVSVFILFIAMTIGVYAQKYKVGTTTALWKVPASTDFSQARSVGLEYVEVAFNQCYRGVPANEVIPRVRDMKAKIDSAGIKVWSIHLPFSRTLDISVLDEKKRKENVDFMAEMIEQCAQFQPKCLVLHPSSEPIDDSIRAQRIANASRSIAYLKKYADQIGAQLCIENLPRTCLGNTPEELWEIIKDIPGVKVCFDTNHYTKGTTEHFVETIGERIGTIHASDFDFVNECHWLPTQGDIKWGKLMHALEGVGYEGVFMYEATKDHENHDTRPTPERVVETFNKIINDYKTLK, encoded by the coding sequence ATGAGAGTTTCTGTTTTTATCTTATTTATAGCGATGACAATAGGGGTATATGCACAGAAATATAAAGTAGGTACTACTACGGCTTTGTGGAAAGTACCTGCTTCCACAGACTTTTCTCAAGCTCGGTCTGTGGGGCTAGAGTATGTGGAAGTTGCATTTAACCAGTGTTATAGAGGCGTTCCGGCAAATGAGGTCATTCCTCGTGTTCGGGATATGAAAGCAAAAATTGATAGTGCCGGTATCAAAGTCTGGTCTATACATCTTCCTTTTTCCCGCACGCTGGATATATCGGTTCTCGATGAAAAGAAAAGGAAAGAAAATGTAGATTTTATGGCGGAGATGATTGAACAGTGTGCTCAATTTCAACCGAAATGTTTAGTTCTGCATCCAAGTTCCGAACCGATTGACGACAGTATTCGGGCACAAAGAATAGCCAATGCTTCCAGGTCTATCGCTTATCTGAAGAAGTATGCGGATCAGATAGGAGCACAGTTATGTATAGAGAATCTTCCGCGGACTTGTCTGGGAAATACTCCTGAAGAACTTTGGGAGATTATCAAAGATATTCCTGGTGTGAAGGTTTGTTTTGATACCAATCATTATACAAAAGGAACGACGGAACATTTTGTAGAAACCATTGGTGAACGTATTGGCACCATACATGCTTCGGATTTTGATTTTGTCAACGAGTGCCACTGGCTTCCTACGCAAGGCGATATTAAGTGGGGAAAGTTAATGCACGCACTCGAAGGAGTCGGTTATGAAGGAGTTTTCATGTATGAAGCGACTAAAGATCATGAAAACCATGATACACGTCCAACACCGGAACGGGTTGTTGAAACTTTCAATAAAATAATTAATGATTATAAAACACTGAAATAA